One part of the Tachysurus vachellii isolate PV-2020 chromosome 6, HZAU_Pvac_v1, whole genome shotgun sequence genome encodes these proteins:
- the cdk2ap2 gene encoding cyclin-dependent kinase 2-associated protein 2: protein MSYKPIAPAPAGSNHTPPGSCGSSPSLPSASTFRPVFSDFGPPSMGFVQPVKVSQGSTYSELLSVIEEMSREIRPTYAGSKSAMERLKRGIIHARALVRECLAETERSART from the exons ATGAGTTATAAACCCATCGCTCCAGCTCCTGCAGGCTCTAATCACACACCTCCAG GGTCTTGTGGCTCGTCTCCGTCTCTACCCTCGGCCTCCACCTTCAGACCGGTGTTCAGCGACTTCGGTCCACCGTCCATGGGCTTTGTACAG ccTGTGAAAGTGTCTCAGGGCTCAACCTACAGCGAGCTGCTGTCTGTTATAGAGGAAATGAGTCGAGAGATCAGGCCCACATACGCCGGCAGTAAAAGTGCCATGGAGAGATTGAAGAGAG gAATCATCCACGCCCGAGCGCTAGTGAGAGAGTGTCTAGCTGAAACCGAGCGCAGCGCTCgcacataa